From Pseudomonas sp. G2-4:
CCCACGTCGCCAGCCTGACCCAGACCGACCAGCACCTGGATCAGTTGGTCGAAGCCCTGGCGCCCCAGGGCAAACTGGCGCTGATCGACGATCCCAAGGCGTTGGACGTGACCACGCTCAAGCGCAAGAGCCTGTCGCTGCATTGGGAATTCATGTACACCCGCTCGCTGTTCGAAACGGCCGACATGATTGAACAGCACAAACTGCTCAACCGCGTGGCCGCGCTGGTCGACGCCGGCACGCTGAAGACGACGGTTGGCGAGCACTTCGGCACCATCAATGCCGAGAACTTGCGTCGGGCTCATGGTTTGCTGGAAAGCGGCAAGTCCAAGGGCAAGATTGTGCTTGAAGGCTTCTGACTATTTTGTGGCAGCCAAAACCCTTGGTTTGTTAACCCACTGTGGCGAGGGAGCTTGCTCTCGCTGGGGCGCGCAGCGGCCCTGTTTTGGGGCTGCTGCGCAGCCCAGCGGGAGCAAGCTCCCTCGCCACAACAAGTGTTGTATCAACCAGGGATTGCACCGTCAGTCCGAGAGTTGACCGTTGTCACAATTGCGATCGCAATCCGGTCTACACTCGAGGCCTTTGCAACGTAATCTTTTCGTAAGGAGGTCAGCAATGAAGATCCTGATAAAAGAAGTGGCAAAATCCCAATGGCAGGTGCGCCTCGACCAGCACGTCGTGACTTTCCGCACCGAGGCCGAAGCCCAGGCCTTTACCGCCACCCTGCAAGCGCGACTTCACGCGCCCCATCATTTCCCCGAACAGCAGCAGCGCGCGGCCGGCTGACTCAGCCCTGGCGACTGGCCTCGGCCAGCGCCCGGGCATTTTGCAGGCGGCGGGTCAGCATCGCTGCCCCCACCACCAAGAGTCCACAAAGGCTGATGACCAGCGCCATCGGTACGGCGGTGCCGTCATGCAGCGCCGCCACCAACGAGGCGGCCCCGGCGGCCACGGAAAACTGCAAGCATCCCAGCATCGCCGAAGCACTGCCGGCCCGGGCGCCCTGCCCGTTCATCGCGCAGGCCGATGCGTTGGGCAGGATGCAACCCAGGCTGGCAATGCAGATAAACAGCGGAATCAGCAGCGGCCACAAATGCTCCGGCCGCAAGGCGCTGATGGCCAGCAGACTCAAACCGGCAGCCAGGTAGATCCACACCGCGCGGCTCAGCAGAAAGGCCGGGCCACGTTTGGCTAACAACCGGGCATTGACCTGCGCCACCAGAATGAAGCCTGCGGCGTTGGTACCGAACAGCCAGCCGAAGTGCTCGGCCGGCACACCGTAGAGTTTGATGAATACGAAAGGTGAACCGGCGATGTAGGCAAACATCCCGGCGATAGCGATGCCCCCCGTCAGCGCATGACCGAGGTAGACCGAGTCGGTCAATAGACGACCGTATTGGCGCAGCGCACCTGACAACGGTTGCCGAGGCACATGATCCGGCAAGCTTTCCGGCAGCCACAAGGCCACGGCCGTGGACGCCAATGCGCTGAACAGGGTCAGCGCAATGAAGATCGATTGCCAGCCGTACACGTTCACCAACAATCCGCCGAGCATCGGCGCGAGAATCGGCGCCAACCCCATCACCAGCATCAACTGCGAGAACACCTTGGCCGAGCCCACCGCGTCGCATTTATCGCTGACCACCGCCCGGGAAATCACCATCCCGGCGCATCCACCCAGGGCCTGGACGAAGCGTGCGCCAATCAGCCATTCGAGGTTCGGCGCGTAGGCACAGGCCAGGGACGCCAAGGTGAACAAGCCGACGCCGACCAGCAACGGAATGCGTCGCCCGAAGCGATCCGCCACCGGCCCATAGGCCAGTTGCCCAATGGACAACCCGAGAAAATACGCCGCCAGGGTCAACTGGATGTGGTTCTCGTCGGTACCGAAGGCGGTTGCCATCGCCGGAAAGGCTGGCAAGTAAAAGTCGATCGCCAAGGGACCGAAAGCGCTCAAGGCGCCAAGAATCAGAATGGTACGAAGGTTCATCGGGCGTCCATCTCAGGCGTCAGTCGGCAGCCCGACAGTTTAACCTTGCCGGGCGCCCTTGAACATTCCGATAGGTCGCTAACGATTAAAAACCTTCACCTCGGACTGACTTCATACCCCTCTTCCTTGATGGCCTCCAGCACGGCATCAACCGGCAACGCGCTCTGGACCTGAACGGTCTTGGCGCCCAGGTCGACTTGCACTTCGGCCGCTGGATCCTTGGCCTGGACAGCCTGGGTAATCGCCTTGACGCAGTGACCGCAGGACATTCCCTGGACATTGAAAGTTTGCATGAGCTGACTCCTTTGGATGAGGTTGCCGATAGCTTCAAGCTTGCCATCATGGCAAGGTCAAGTTCTGGCGCAAACTGCCGGGCTGGCAATCGGCACCGCGCTCAGCCAAGCTGCACACATCAAGGATTTCACACCGGAGGTTCAGCCATGCGCTGGTCAGCGTTCAGCCTGTTTTGCATGCTCGGTTTTTCAGCGATGAGTCCCCAGGCATCGGCCGCCGGCGAAGATTACGGCGTGCTGATCATTTCCCGCGAGCGCCTGGAAGTGGCGACTTCCTGCGAAATCGGCATTTACATCCAGGATCAGCTCTCGGCTCGGTTGTTCCAGGAGCAGAGCACCTCTTTCAACTTGCCGGCGGGCACGGTCTCCCTGCGCTTGAAGCTGCTGCCGGGCCAAGCGCCGGGGTGCAACCCGGGCATGCTCGCGCCGGGCTCACAGGAAATTACCCTCGGCGCCGGAGATATCCTGAAGTTCCGCATTGCCATGAATCAACAAGGCATGTACCTCAAGCAAGCTGCGCTCGGTTACTGACCTCACCCCATTAAAGGTGAGCCCGTGCAAGCCTTTTGGATTGGCGCTTGACCTTGCCAGCATGGCAAGGTTGATCCTGTGGTCATTCACTACAGGGAGCTTGAGCGATGTCCGAACCCACCACTTTCGATCTGCCGATTGCCGGCATGACCTGCGCCAGCTGCGCCGGGCGGGTCGAGCGGGCTTTGAACAAAGTTGCCGGCGCTAGCGCCGTCAGCGTCAACCTGGCGACCGAACAGGCGCGGGTCCAGGCGCCCGAGGGCAGCCTGCCCGCCTTGATGCAGGCCGTCGAACAGGCCGGCTACAGCGTTCCCGCTCAAACCCTGGAGTTGAGCATCGAAGGCATGACCTGCGCATCCTGCGTCGGCCGGGTCGAACGCGCCCTGAGCAAAGTCGCCGGTGTGAACAGCGTCAGCGTCAACCTCGCCAACGAGCGAGCCCACCTCGAATTGCTCGGCCAGGTCGATCCGCAGATTTTGATCGATGCGGTCAAGCGTGCCGGCTATGACGCCAATGTCTGGCGAGCCGAGCAGCCCCATGACGGACAAACCAGCCGTCTGAACCGTGAACGCCTGGCACTGGTGCTGGCAATTTTGCTGGCCACGCCCTTGGTGTTGCCGATGCTGTTGCAGCCATTCGGCGTGTACTGGATGTTGCCGGCCTGGGTGCAGTTCGCCCTGGCGACACCGGTGCAATTCATCTTCGGCGCGCGCTTTTATGTCGCCGCCTTCAAGGCCGTGCGTGCCGGCGCCGGGAATATGGACCTGCTGGTGGCCCTGGGCACCAGCGCCGGCTACGGCTTGAGCGTGTATCAGTGGGCCAGCGCCCATCACGGCAGCATGCCGCACCTGTATTTCGAAGCTTCAGCCGTGGTGATTGCCCTGGTCCTGCTGGGCAAGTACCTGGAAAGCCGCGCCAAACGGCAGACAGCCAGCTCCATCCGTGCCCTCGAAGCCTTGCGGCCGGAGCGGGCGATCCAGGTGGTCGAAGGCCAGGAACGGGACGTCGCCATCAGCGCCCTGCGTTTGAATGACCTGGTGCTGGTCAAGCCCGGCGAACGCTTCCCGGTGGACGGTGAGGTGCTTGAGGGCCAGAGCCACGCCGACGAGGCGCTGATCAGCGGCGAAAGCCTGCCGGTGCCCAAACAACCCGGCGACAAGGTCACCGGCGGCGCCATCAATGGCGAGGGCCGACTGCTGGTGCGCACGCAAGCCTTGGGCACCGAAACCGTCCTGGCGCGCATCATCCGCCTGGTGGAAGACGCCCAGGCAGCCAAGGCACCGATTCAGAAACTGGTGGATAAAGTCAGCCAGGTCTTCGTGCCGGTGGTACTGGTGCTGGCCCTCGCAACGCTGGTCGGCTGGTGGCTGTACGGTGCGCCACTGGAAACCGCACTGATCAACGCCGTCGCCGTGCTGGTGATTGCCTGCCCATGCGCCCTGGGCCTGGCGACACCCACGGCGATCATGGCCGGCACCGGCGTGGCCGCGCGCCACGGGATTTTGATCAAGGACGCCGAGGCCCTGGAGCGCGCCCATGAAGTCGATACGGTAGTGTTCGACAAAACCGGCACCCTGACCTCCGGCACACCGCGCATCGCCCACATGACCGCCCTCACGGGTGACGAAGACACGCTGCTGAAAATGGCCGGCGCGCTGCAACGTGGCAGCGAACATCCCCTCGCCAAAGCGGTGCTGGACGCCTGCGCCGAGCGCGGCCTGGACGTTCCGGATGTCAGCGACAGCCAATCCCTGGCCGGACGCGGCATTGCCGGCAGCCTCGACGGTCGCCGCCTGGCCCTGGGTAATCGGCGTCTGTTGGACGAACTCGGCCTGAGCCCCGGCTCGCTGGCCGAGTCGGCACAGGCGTGGGAAATCGAAGGCCGGACCCTGTCCTGGCTGATCGATCAAGACGCGACGCCTCGGGTGTTGGGCCTGTTCGCCTTCGGTGACACCCTCAAGCCCGGCGCCCTCGCTGCCGTACAGGCTTTGAATGAGCGCCACATCGCCAGTCACTTGCTCACGGGCGACAACCGGGGCAGCGCCCGGGTGGTGGCCGAGGCGCTGGGAATCACCCAGGTCCATGCCGAAGTGCTGCCCGCGGATAAGTCCGCCATCGTCCAGCAGTTGAAAACGCATTCGGTGGTGGCGATGGTCGGCGACGGCATCAACGACGCCCCGGCCCTGGCCGCCGCCGACATCGGCATCGCCATGGGCGGCGGCACCGACGTGGCGATGCACGCCGCCGGGATCACCCTCATGCGTGGCGATCCACGGTTGGTGCCGGCGGCCCTCGACATCAGCCGCAAGACCTACGCCAAGATCCGCCAGAATCTGTTTTGGGCATTCGTCTATAACCTGATTGGCATTCCGCTGGCGGCGTTCGGCTTCCTCAACCCGGTGCTGGCCGGCGCGGCCATGGCGCTGTCGAGCGTCAGCGTGGTGAGTAATGCGTTACTGTTGAAATTCTGGACACCCAAGCGGTTGGAGGACAAGCGATGAACATCGGCCAAGCGGCCCACCAGAGCGGCCTGAGCGCGAAGATGATTCGCTATTACGAGTCCATCGGCCTGCTCAAGGCAGCCCACCGCACCGACAGCGGCTACCGGATCTATGGCGCCGAGGACCTGCATACGCTGGCCTTTATCAAGCGCTCCCGGGACCTTGGGTTTTCACTGGAAGAGGTCGGCAAACTGCTGACCCTCTGGCAGGATCGCCAACGGGCTAGCGCTGACGTCAAGGCTCTGGCTCGGCAACACATCGATGAGCTGAACCAGAAAATCCGCGAATTGGCCGAACTGCGTGACACCCTTCAGGATCTGGTGGAGCACTGTCATGGTGATCATCGTCCGGATTGTCCGATTCTCAAGGAATTGGCTTCGGGGTGTTGCCAGGAGGCAGCGCCCCCCTGACAGTCCCAAGAACACCTCCCTCTGTGTGGACACCAATGCCATGAAGCACCCAACCCCTGTGGGAGCGAGCCTGCTCGCGATGGCGTCGGCATGTTCAATAGTGATGCAAGCTGACCCACCGCTATCGCGAGCAGGCTCGCTCCCACAAGGGATTTGCGCAGGGGCTGAGTTTCTTGGCAGCCACAAAAAACCCGGCCTTGGCCGGGTTTCTGATCAACCAATCATTGCATCCAAGGCGGAGGCGGCTCCTCAGCTTTACCAGGAGGAGCATCGTCAGCAGCCCGTACAGCCTGACGACGCTCCTCATCCAAGCGAGCAGCCTCGATCTCACGCATGATCCCCCCGACATCCGCCGCTTCTTCCGGCTCGTCGAACTCACCCGTCAGCACGCTGGCCGGATGCAAGGTGCCCGCTTCATACAGCGCCCACATCTCCTTCGCGTACTTGGTACGCCTGAGCTCCGGCGCAAACCGGCCGAAGTAGGAGGCCATGTTGCCCACATCCCGCTCCAGCATGCTGAAGGCATGGTTGTTACCCGCCGCATCCACCGCTTGCGGCAGATCGATGATCACCGGCCCTGTCGGCGTAAGCAGTACGTTGAACTCCGACAGGTCACCGTGCACCAGACCAGTACACAGCATCAGCACGATCTGGGAAATAAGGAACGCGTGATACTCACGGGCCTGATCCGGCTCCAGCGTCACGTCGTTCAGGCGCGGCGCGGCATCGCCGTACTCGTCGGCCACCAACTCCATCAGCAGCACACCTTCAAGGAAGTCGTACGGTTTGGGCACACGCACACCCGCGCTTGCCAGCCGGAACAGCGCCGCCACTTCGGCGTTCTGCCAGGCGTCTTCGGTTTCCTTGCGCCCGAACTTCGAGCCCTTGGCCATGGCCCGGGCCTGGCGGCTGTTACGGACCTTGCGGCCTTCCTGGTATTCGGCCGCCTGACGAAAACTTCGCTTATTCGCCTCCTTGTAGACCTTGGCGCAACGTAGCTCGTTGCCGCAGCGCACCACATAAACAGCTGCTTCTTTACCACTCATAAGTGGGCGCAGCACCTCGTCGACCAGACCGTCCTCGATCAGGGGTTCAATGCGTTTTGGAGTCTTCATCAGCTTTTATTGTGGGTCCTTTATTACCGAACACGCGAATGACAGTCGTTATACGGCAATCTTTCCTCCACGGGGAGGGGGTGCCGACCTATGAACCTTACGATGCACACAATGTGCCGGATTAAATCGACCGCGCCGAATCATAGCCGAGAGCGGGTATGGCGTTGGCAACTGAATGCGAAGGTATTTGCGACAAGAGCTGACAGCACTGTCCACAGACCAGGCTCAGGATTTAAACAGCTCCCCTGGCGTATGCCCAAACAGCCCCTTGAACGCCGCGATGAAAGCAGACGTTGAATCATACCCACAGGACAGCGCCGCGCTGGTCACACTGTCGCCCTTCTCCAGCGACCCCAGGGACGACAGCAAGCGCACGCGCTGGCGCCAGGCGCGAAAACTCAGGCCGGTCTCGCGCTGGAACAGGCGCATCAGAGTTTTTTCCGAGGTGCCCAGGCGTTCAGCCCAAACTTGCAGGCTGACGTTCTGATCGGGCTGTACGATCAGTTCGTTGCACAGCGTCAGCAGACGCGCGTGTCGCGGCAGCGGCAGGGAGAAGCCCACTTCCGGCAGGGTCGCCAACTGGTCCAGCAGCACCCGCACCAAACGCTCCTCCCAGGTCTCGTCCTGCGGGTATTCGGCCGGCAGCTGACAGAACACCTTGATCAACTCCCGCGCCAGCGGCGTGACTTCCAACACCCGGCAGCGCTCATCCGCCCAGGGGCAAGCCTGGCGATGGACATAAAGGCTGCGCATTTCCGCCCGAGTGGAGGTCACCACCTGGTGCTCCAGGTCGGCCGGGATCCAGATGCCCCGTTGGGGCGGGGCGAAGAAGCTGCCCTCGGCGGTGTGCACGCCGAGAACGCCGCTGATGGCGTAGGAAAATTGCACCCAGTCATGGCGATGGGCTTGCGTCCAGGATCCGGCG
This genomic window contains:
- the cueR gene encoding Cu(I)-responsive transcriptional regulator, which codes for MNIGQAAHQSGLSAKMIRYYESIGLLKAAHRTDSGYRIYGAEDLHTLAFIKRSRDLGFSLEEVGKLLTLWQDRQRASADVKALARQHIDELNQKIRELAELRDTLQDLVEHCHGDHRPDCPILKELASGCCQEAAPP
- a CDS encoding heavy metal translocating P-type ATPase; amino-acid sequence: MSEPTTFDLPIAGMTCASCAGRVERALNKVAGASAVSVNLATEQARVQAPEGSLPALMQAVEQAGYSVPAQTLELSIEGMTCASCVGRVERALSKVAGVNSVSVNLANERAHLELLGQVDPQILIDAVKRAGYDANVWRAEQPHDGQTSRLNRERLALVLAILLATPLVLPMLLQPFGVYWMLPAWVQFALATPVQFIFGARFYVAAFKAVRAGAGNMDLLVALGTSAGYGLSVYQWASAHHGSMPHLYFEASAVVIALVLLGKYLESRAKRQTASSIRALEALRPERAIQVVEGQERDVAISALRLNDLVLVKPGERFPVDGEVLEGQSHADEALISGESLPVPKQPGDKVTGGAINGEGRLLVRTQALGTETVLARIIRLVEDAQAAKAPIQKLVDKVSQVFVPVVLVLALATLVGWWLYGAPLETALINAVAVLVIACPCALGLATPTAIMAGTGVAARHGILIKDAEALERAHEVDTVVFDKTGTLTSGTPRIAHMTALTGDEDTLLKMAGALQRGSEHPLAKAVLDACAERGLDVPDVSDSQSLAGRGIAGSLDGRRLALGNRRLLDELGLSPGSLAESAQAWEIEGRTLSWLIDQDATPRVLGLFAFGDTLKPGALAAVQALNERHIASHLLTGDNRGSARVVAEALGITQVHAEVLPADKSAIVQQLKTHSVVAMVGDGINDAPALAAADIGIAMGGGTDVAMHAAGITLMRGDPRLVPAALDISRKTYAKIRQNLFWAFVYNLIGIPLAAFGFLNPVLAGAAMALSSVSVVSNALLLKFWTPKRLEDKR
- a CDS encoding PA4780 family RIO1-like protein kinase — translated: MKTPKRIEPLIEDGLVDEVLRPLMSGKEAAVYVVRCGNELRCAKVYKEANKRSFRQAAEYQEGRKVRNSRQARAMAKGSKFGRKETEDAWQNAEVAALFRLASAGVRVPKPYDFLEGVLLMELVADEYGDAAPRLNDVTLEPDQAREYHAFLISQIVLMLCTGLVHGDLSEFNVLLTPTGPVIIDLPQAVDAAGNNHAFSMLERDVGNMASYFGRFAPELRRTKYAKEMWALYEAGTLHPASVLTGEFDEPEEAADVGGIMREIEAARLDEERRQAVRAADDAPPGKAEEPPPPWMQ
- a CDS encoding helix-turn-helix transcriptional regulator; protein product: MPTNGHQQLERRIPDLTQLPRPLYARVESLSAGSWTQAHRHDWVQFSYAISGVLGVHTAEGSFFAPPQRGIWIPADLEHQVVTSTRAEMRSLYVHRQACPWADERCRVLEVTPLARELIKVFCQLPAEYPQDETWEERLVRVLLDQLATLPEVGFSLPLPRHARLLTLCNELIVQPDQNVSLQVWAERLGTSEKTLMRLFQRETGLSFRAWRQRVRLLSSLGSLEKGDSVTSAALSCGYDSTSAFIAAFKGLFGHTPGELFKS
- a CDS encoding cation transporter, giving the protein MQTFNVQGMSCGHCVKAITQAVQAKDPAAEVQVDLGAKTVQVQSALPVDAVLEAIKEEGYEVSPR
- a CDS encoding multidrug effflux MFS transporter, with the translated sequence MNLRTILILGALSAFGPLAIDFYLPAFPAMATAFGTDENHIQLTLAAYFLGLSIGQLAYGPVADRFGRRIPLLVGVGLFTLASLACAYAPNLEWLIGARFVQALGGCAGMVISRAVVSDKCDAVGSAKVFSQLMLVMGLAPILAPMLGGLLVNVYGWQSIFIALTLFSALASTAVALWLPESLPDHVPRQPLSGALRQYGRLLTDSVYLGHALTGGIAIAGMFAYIAGSPFVFIKLYGVPAEHFGWLFGTNAAGFILVAQVNARLLAKRGPAFLLSRAVWIYLAAGLSLLAISALRPEHLWPLLIPLFICIASLGCILPNASACAMNGQGARAGSASAMLGCLQFSVAAGAASLVAALHDGTAVPMALVISLCGLLVVGAAMLTRRLQNARALAEASRQG